The Euphorbia lathyris chromosome 2, ddEupLath1.1, whole genome shotgun sequence genome includes a window with the following:
- the LOC136220764 gene encoding uncharacterized protein, with translation MISILFSVVFAEMATITTLVFNNPLRKVVIIGLDQLKRGRAPLVAKTVAVTLFIVFGALLYSVMQIQKRVMESGIVNSTDEVLVAERLLEASLMGFSLFLATMTDRLHYYIKEIHQLRKMLKRSKQDHEKE, from the exons ATGATAAGCATATTATTTTCTGTAGTATTTGCTGAAATGGCCACAATTACAACCTTAGTATTTAACAACCCACTAAGAAAGGTTGTAATAATAGGGCTTGACCAATTGAAGAGAGGAAGGGCTCCATTGGTGGCTAAAACTGTGGCAGTAACATTATTTATAGTGTTTGGTGCTCTTTTATATAGTGTAATGCAAATTCAGAAAAGAGTTATGGAATCTGGGATTGTTAATTCTACTGATGAGGTTCTTGTTGCAGAAAGACTCCTTGAAGCTTCTCTAATGG GGTTTTCTCTATTTCTGGCAACGATGACAGATAGACTGCACTACTATATTAAAGAGATTCATCAATTAAGGAAAATGCTGAAAAGATCAAAACAAGACCatgaaaaagaataa